One region of Chitinophaga varians genomic DNA includes:
- a CDS encoding transposase has product MRGQQSLFNSFVRKEEEKTVRKGRSADMIALRDECLLYRYYYYIKLQGKRYEVAIQELSKEFWVKESNIIYRMQCNTSRLEQIMKQEQPPVKQLRLQYPWWTW; this is encoded by the coding sequence ATGAGAGGACAACAATCGCTCTTCAATAGCTTTGTACGCAAGGAAGAGGAAAAAACAGTAAGAAAAGGACGCTCTGCAGATATGATCGCCCTACGGGATGAATGTTTGTTATACAGATATTATTATTACATCAAACTGCAGGGTAAAAGATATGAGGTAGCTATCCAGGAGTTATCAAAGGAATTCTGGGTGAAAGAAAGTAATATCATCTACCGCATGCAATGCAATACCAGCCGGCTGGAACAGATCATGAAACAGGAACAGCCGCCTGTTAAACAGCTGCGGCTGCAATACCCCTGGTGGACATGGTGA
- a CDS encoding cell division protein ZapE, with amino-acid sequence MSENSGSSELNNPLYDSDKHQSSSAMQWNSHTLFNFIFSRTQVVPEGFVVDDMNREAVKALCYYFTEDPAFERMNTDGQSWKLSKGLLLFGNVGTGKTTLMRAFNKNPRCCYQVANCRRLSALFAEQGHDMLYRYSSPVPLPTAADTFYQRQAGICFDDLGTEELKKNYGNQVNVMAEIILNRYDNQQTPWHHTHITTNLTAAEIEQYYGTRVKSRMREMFNMITLDGEDRRR; translated from the coding sequence GTGTCAGAAAATTCGGGCAGCTCTGAGTTGAACAACCCGCTCTATGACAGTGATAAACATCAATCGTCTTCCGCCATGCAATGGAACAGTCATACTTTATTCAATTTTATTTTTTCACGCACCCAGGTAGTGCCGGAAGGGTTTGTGGTGGACGATATGAACCGGGAAGCGGTAAAAGCACTGTGTTATTATTTTACAGAAGATCCCGCTTTCGAGAGAATGAATACGGACGGCCAATCGTGGAAGTTGTCTAAAGGATTGCTTCTGTTTGGCAACGTAGGTACCGGAAAAACAACCCTCATGCGGGCGTTCAATAAAAATCCCCGCTGCTGTTACCAGGTGGCGAATTGCCGACGACTCAGCGCCTTGTTCGCGGAGCAGGGACATGATATGCTTTACCGTTACAGCAGCCCGGTACCGCTGCCTACGGCGGCAGACACCTTCTACCAGCGGCAGGCCGGCATCTGCTTCGATGACCTCGGAACGGAAGAACTAAAGAAAAATTATGGTAACCAGGTAAACGTGATGGCGGAAATCATTCTCAACAGATATGATAACCAGCAAACACCCTGGCACCATACGCATATCACCACTAACCTGACGGCAGCTGAAATTGAACAGTACTATGGGACCCGCGTGAAATCCAGGATGCGGGAAATGTTTAACATGATTACCCTTGACGGTGAAGACCGGCGCAGGTAA
- a CDS encoding DUF4373 domain-containing protein, with translation MARPIAEGLMYFPMDVDLFDDPKLLMVEEEHGIQGGYIALRLLCWIYRQGYYTNWNDEMSYIFAKRIGNAVTGALVTAVVHTLVKKGFFDERMYNRFSILTSKGIQKRWQKIIRDAKRKAVISPLHNLIGDVDHDETAFLPEETTAATTLIPQSKAEEKKEEESKEYPYGVAASVNTKTAAGMADMPPPAAACPPSVRPSLEAVQQFFAAAGANNEMANKFWNKWEGLGWVQGYTPIRNWTGFANNFIANYHFNEKKYATSGKKNLSAQQPAGIITPGVRKFGQL, from the coding sequence ATGGCAAGACCAATTGCAGAAGGATTGATGTATTTTCCTATGGACGTGGATCTTTTTGATGATCCAAAGTTGTTGATGGTAGAAGAGGAGCATGGTATTCAGGGAGGATACATTGCCCTCAGATTGTTATGCTGGATTTACCGGCAGGGATATTATACGAACTGGAACGATGAAATGTCGTACATCTTTGCCAAACGTATAGGTAATGCCGTTACAGGCGCGCTTGTAACGGCCGTGGTACATACCCTGGTTAAAAAGGGCTTTTTTGACGAGCGGATGTACAACCGGTTTTCTATCCTCACCAGTAAAGGCATCCAGAAACGCTGGCAGAAAATTATCCGTGACGCCAAACGTAAAGCGGTGATTAGTCCGCTACATAACCTTATCGGTGACGTTGATCATGATGAGACGGCATTTCTTCCGGAAGAAACAACGGCAGCAACAACATTAATCCCACAAAGTAAAGCAGAAGAAAAAAAAGAAGAAGAAAGTAAGGAATATCCATACGGTGTTGCCGCATCGGTAAATACAAAAACTGCTGCCGGAATGGCGGACATGCCTCCCCCCGCTGCCGCGTGTCCCCCCTCCGTGAGGCCCAGCCTGGAAGCGGTACAGCAATTTTTTGCCGCCGCCGGCGCCAACAACGAAATGGCCAATAAATTCTGGAACAAATGGGAGGGACTGGGGTGGGTACAGGGTTATACGCCTATCCGTAACTGGACCGGCTTCGCCAATAATTTTATTGCTAATTATCACTTCAATGAGAAAAAGTATGCAACATCCGGAAAAAAGAACCTGTCAGCTCAACAGCCTGCAGGCATTATTACCCCTGGTGTCAGAAAATTCGGGCAGCTCTGA
- a CDS encoding DUF6046 domain-containing protein, producing MTTKLLLEKYFKDIWNYNPPPFDIIHKPGNAAGGSKAPFYGREQFGRPYFMPVSIGTTQLGNDLVLRNPVMKITCRKTIVETAMVNRAGTVKELINTEDYKINIRGIIIREDNMYPLEEIKELNDYFEKNIAFFIRSALTDLFMKDGDRVVFTDITWPEVVGVENVKPYEINLITDSKFKLILD from the coding sequence ATGACAACCAAGTTATTATTAGAGAAGTATTTTAAGGACATCTGGAATTATAATCCTCCGCCTTTTGATATTATACATAAGCCAGGCAACGCCGCGGGTGGAAGCAAGGCTCCTTTTTATGGAAGGGAACAGTTTGGCCGCCCCTATTTTATGCCGGTGAGTATTGGTACAACACAGCTGGGGAATGACCTGGTGCTCCGGAACCCGGTGATGAAAATAACCTGTCGTAAAACCATTGTGGAAACCGCCATGGTAAACCGTGCGGGTACGGTTAAGGAGCTGATTAACACGGAGGATTACAAAATCAACATCAGGGGTATCATCATCAGAGAAGATAACATGTATCCTTTGGAGGAGATCAAAGAATTAAATGACTATTTCGAAAAGAATATAGCATTCTTTATCCGAAGTGCGTTAACGGATCTCTTTATGAAAGATGGGGACAGGGTGGTCTTTACAGACATCACCTGGCCCGAGGTTGTGGGCGTAGAGAATGTAAAGCCCTATGAAATAAACCTGATTACTGACAGTAAATTTAAACTTATTCTTGACTGA
- a CDS encoding glycoside hydrolase family 16 protein, with translation MNFELKKINWIPGKEAAQLQVMTLKVREAKAADVESNYTTISNALMILPDGTVFNPPAISDLKSGENYVFRLINNDPAGGKLDMTVNVPTEFKTADIPQKYYHNSELIYNKPAGSFRDAMLPPKIGAYYSLEYAMRDWFGNFANCSSTGSTVKVLDHIGLKVGKKGDGIVVPITLADITSNTGNKYYSIGVHFYVAAADLPATGEWPLISVMAAGENGIYVYVDCATRKIHWRQKSASASEEMISNGTINPDSWNKILVFRAADPAQSKMWLNYVDAATGQFSNASAFVDNNLHNLEIGNKTVDNSTVMSAVGGVFKYVYFTDIIMDGNIAGKYQDPPYPIGILEDITDPANKYQILRKNMIVLNNDRIVCTVPPDAPVGRRKFYIQNSSGVTAPIDIEVLPDAKALAPIVADFENNPTEAGRTVVNAFYPMAKAWGGANGGVAPENIYIQDNLLVFEAHGDSYDGSLQGYNRDGSPKKHDIPNDPLFGNPWKRRVGAVMSTKEYCGYGSFRITAKLPEKIGVAPAFWTFHYGEVYPQDPRYEQLLAQGLRRQGSYEDGYYIVENNEIDIELPSHNAMYVFATVAEMLTPNYNIVWNGELVAVANDPDTSKNGTWKLINAAKPNLAESWVKVNDEIQRLYQPTKFNMKCNNWKGELGGGNGFTFGTDPFQDEYLAMLTSLDRNVWDGRFHEFRFDWYADRVEFFVDGARVQVNSHFVPDVPGRWTVGLWFPSKPDRNEPWKVDPLGAWAGPVADWRYQKMLVSRMSFEPFTDTVAGGANRLVGETYPFAGFKQFV, from the coding sequence ATGAATTTTGAGCTTAAGAAAATCAATTGGATACCCGGTAAAGAGGCTGCGCAGTTGCAGGTGATGACACTGAAAGTCCGGGAAGCAAAAGCCGCCGATGTGGAGAGTAATTATACAACCATATCCAACGCGCTAATGATATTGCCTGACGGGACAGTGTTTAATCCACCCGCTATCAGTGACTTAAAGAGCGGTGAGAACTATGTCTTCAGGCTGATCAACAACGACCCCGCCGGTGGCAAGCTGGATATGACGGTCAACGTGCCCACTGAATTTAAAACGGCTGACATTCCGCAGAAATATTATCATAATTCAGAACTTATTTATAATAAGCCGGCCGGCAGTTTCAGGGATGCCATGCTGCCACCCAAAATAGGCGCATATTATTCGCTGGAATACGCTATGAGGGACTGGTTTGGAAATTTTGCCAACTGTAGCTCCACCGGCAGCACGGTAAAGGTGCTGGACCATATCGGATTGAAGGTTGGTAAAAAAGGAGACGGGATTGTTGTGCCCATTACCCTGGCGGATATCACCAGCAACACCGGAAATAAATATTATTCCATCGGCGTACACTTTTATGTGGCGGCGGCAGACTTGCCTGCCACCGGTGAATGGCCGCTCATCTCAGTAATGGCCGCCGGGGAAAACGGGATATATGTGTATGTAGACTGTGCGACGCGTAAAATCCACTGGCGACAGAAAAGCGCTTCTGCATCAGAGGAGATGATCAGTAACGGGACCATCAACCCCGACAGCTGGAATAAAATACTGGTGTTCAGAGCGGCGGACCCGGCACAGTCCAAAATGTGGCTCAACTATGTGGACGCTGCCACCGGACAGTTCAGCAATGCTTCCGCCTTCGTGGACAACAATTTGCATAACCTGGAAATCGGTAATAAAACGGTAGATAACAGCACTGTGATGAGCGCGGTGGGCGGTGTGTTCAAATATGTTTACTTCACCGATATCATCATGGATGGTAATATTGCCGGAAAGTACCAGGACCCGCCTTATCCTATCGGTATTTTGGAGGACATTACTGATCCTGCCAACAAATACCAGATACTCCGGAAGAACATGATCGTACTGAACAACGATCGTATTGTATGTACCGTACCTCCGGATGCCCCGGTGGGCCGCCGGAAGTTTTACATCCAAAACAGTTCAGGCGTGACTGCGCCGATAGACATAGAGGTATTGCCCGATGCTAAGGCATTGGCTCCCATAGTCGCGGATTTTGAAAACAACCCCACAGAGGCCGGCCGTACCGTGGTCAATGCGTTTTACCCGATGGCAAAAGCCTGGGGCGGCGCCAACGGCGGCGTGGCGCCTGAAAACATCTACATACAGGACAATTTGCTGGTGTTTGAGGCGCATGGCGACTCCTATGATGGAAGTCTGCAGGGGTACAACAGGGACGGGAGCCCCAAAAAGCACGATATCCCCAATGACCCGTTGTTTGGCAACCCCTGGAAGAGAAGGGTGGGCGCGGTGATGTCTACGAAGGAATATTGTGGCTACGGCAGTTTCAGGATTACAGCGAAATTACCGGAAAAGATCGGCGTGGCGCCGGCGTTCTGGACCTTCCACTACGGGGAAGTATATCCGCAGGACCCACGCTATGAACAACTGCTGGCACAAGGCCTGCGCCGGCAGGGAAGCTACGAGGACGGCTACTACATCGTGGAAAACAATGAAATTGATATTGAGCTGCCCAGCCACAACGCCATGTACGTTTTTGCTACAGTGGCGGAAATGTTGACGCCTAACTACAACATCGTATGGAATGGCGAACTGGTGGCGGTGGCCAATGATCCGGATACCTCCAAAAACGGCACCTGGAAACTGATCAATGCCGCAAAGCCCAATCTGGCAGAGAGCTGGGTAAAGGTCAATGATGAAATACAACGGCTCTATCAACCTACGAAGTTCAACATGAAATGTAATAACTGGAAAGGTGAACTGGGAGGCGGTAACGGCTTTACGTTCGGCACAGATCCTTTCCAGGACGAATACCTGGCCATGCTGACAAGCCTCGACAGAAATGTATGGGATGGCCGGTTTCATGAATTCCGGTTCGACTGGTATGCCGACAGGGTGGAGTTTTTTGTGGACGGTGCAAGGGTACAGGTGAACAGCCATTTTGTACCAGACGTGCCAGGCAGGTGGACGGTAGGTCTTTGGTTCCCTTCAAAACCTGACCGTAATGAACCCTGGAAGGTAGACCCGCTGGGCGCCTGGGCCGGTCCTGTGGCAGACTGGAGATACCAGAAAATGCTGGTGAGCCGTATGTCCTTCGAACCGTTTACAGACACGGTGGCCGGCGGCGCCAACAGGTTGGTGGGAGAAACCTATCCCTTTGCCGGCTTTAAACAATTTGTATAA
- a CDS encoding N-acetylmuramoyl-L-alanine amidase, producing the protein MRRIDFIVIHCTATPQDTRPAAIQQYWQQQLKWKSPGYHYLIDKFGASIQLATEDRICNGVAGHNAHSIHVSYIGGVDAANRPLDNRTDAQRKTMRELVSRLKRQYPEARVQGHRDFPFVKKACPSFDARKEFEDL; encoded by the coding sequence ATGAGGCGTATAGATTTTATTGTCATCCATTGTACGGCTACCCCGCAAGATACCAGACCAGCTGCCATCCAGCAGTACTGGCAACAACAACTAAAATGGAAAAGTCCCGGCTATCACTACCTGATAGACAAGTTCGGCGCTTCAATACAGTTAGCAACAGAGGACCGTATATGCAACGGCGTTGCCGGGCATAATGCCCACAGTATTCACGTCAGCTATATCGGCGGCGTAGATGCGGCAAACAGGCCGTTGGACAACCGGACAGACGCACAGCGTAAAACCATGAGAGAACTTGTGTCCCGATTAAAGCGACAATACCCCGAAGCGCGGGTGCAGGGTCACCGGGACTTTCCATTTGTTAAAAAAGCATGCCCCAGTTTCGATGCGCGAAAAGAATTCGAAGATTTATAA
- a CDS encoding pentapeptide repeat-containing protein yields the protein MEAKIIGNKIAKARKEANMSQAQLAQQLFISPQAVGKWERGESVPDIITMNRLAPILGVDLNYFSEHFLSAGTDAVAGKFAEEPPAAAKPENKHSWDMSMGNWVDADFSGLKHLHEKFSSSNMQRCKFIGADLSGLLLKGNHIVSCDFSEADISNSQFQHSHLDTNLFKECSLKAAEFSGSHIKSCNFSGADLTGVVFKSSSFQKNTMVDAVLNGTAFISSSVADLVFEGTLTDCAFDNCGFSRVTFQNSTLINTFFKCRSLKQLRFVDCQADRITYEFLKSGKADVRGITLLTA from the coding sequence ATGGAAGCAAAGATCATCGGCAATAAAATCGCCAAAGCACGAAAAGAGGCTAATATGTCCCAGGCGCAACTGGCTCAACAGCTGTTTATCAGTCCGCAGGCTGTCGGAAAGTGGGAGCGGGGAGAGTCTGTTCCGGACATTATTACCATGAACCGGCTGGCACCTATATTAGGGGTGGACCTGAACTATTTTTCCGAACACTTCCTGTCGGCCGGCACAGATGCTGTAGCCGGAAAGTTTGCGGAAGAGCCACCAGCCGCCGCAAAGCCGGAAAACAAGCACAGCTGGGACATGTCCATGGGAAATTGGGTGGATGCCGACTTCTCAGGACTAAAGCACCTGCATGAAAAATTCAGTTCTTCCAACATGCAGCGCTGCAAATTCATCGGAGCTGACCTGTCGGGGCTGCTGCTGAAGGGCAATCATATTGTCAGCTGCGACTTTTCTGAGGCTGATATCAGCAACAGCCAGTTTCAACATTCCCACCTGGACACCAATCTGTTTAAGGAATGCTCGCTGAAGGCCGCTGAGTTTTCGGGAAGCCATATTAAAAGCTGCAATTTCTCCGGCGCGGATTTGACCGGGGTGGTTTTCAAATCGAGCAGTTTCCAGAAAAACACCATGGTCGATGCAGTATTGAACGGTACCGCTTTTATCAGTTCCTCGGTTGCCGACCTGGTTTTTGAAGGCACGTTAACGGACTGCGCTTTTGACAACTGCGGGTTTTCCAGGGTGACCTTTCAAAATTCAACACTCATCAACACTTTCTTTAAATGCAGGAGCCTGAAACAACTCCGTTTTGTGGATTGCCAGGCCGATCGTATCACTTACGAATTCCTGAAAAGCGGGAAAGCGGACGTGCGTGGCATCACATTGTTAACAGCATAG
- a CDS encoding tape measure protein, whose translation MSVGFGEMNEAAIAAFGKVSDWQRKVIANNGTMSMSIGEIQKKLEKIEALRSNSKSMASIVALDKVKTSLQGRIDSVNTFSSTINELNKATAAASAMASSSSLPGSADDTGDAGKKKKEKREYNFPIDKVISGAAGLIKMGMDIEQTELAFKKFTGSAESAKEMISSLQHMGASTPFRTNDLIGNAQGLMQSGVAAKNILPTLTMLGNVSGGNKEKMTELVKAYSKITESGKLTSETTKELAAAGFNPLERISAKTGIEVETLQKRLEAGKISAKQLTTVMADAASGNGAFANGMKDQSESATSRWGQFNDILQTVQTTIGSALLPIAADFIDNALIPIATWLQTAAVWLTQNADWFGFLGTVIGGLILGYKLWTMWQAALNLVMNLSPIGLMVGAGVALIGVVIYCWNTFEKFRGGLWGTWEAMKAFIGLIKDFLIDSLKGVASGLSGIGKALMHMFKGEWSQAWEVGKTAVADLTGVTAIKNAYNNGGKVKAAFNEGYGKGVNAPKIKLGNPFATPVMPTGFTGEGNTAPGAKLSGLDGAKNKTEGITGGGNKNIIINLQKLFDNINIHTTQLKEGANEVEQMVTEAFLRVLNSANAINI comes from the coding sequence ATGAGCGTAGGATTTGGAGAGATGAACGAAGCCGCTATTGCTGCGTTTGGGAAAGTGTCTGACTGGCAGCGGAAAGTGATTGCCAACAACGGCACCATGAGCATGTCTATCGGGGAAATCCAGAAAAAGCTGGAGAAAATAGAAGCCTTACGCAGCAATTCCAAATCCATGGCCTCGATTGTTGCGCTGGATAAGGTAAAGACCAGTCTGCAGGGAAGGATCGACAGTGTTAATACGTTCAGCAGCACGATCAATGAGCTGAACAAGGCCACTGCTGCTGCGAGCGCCATGGCATCGTCATCCTCCCTGCCGGGCTCCGCTGACGACACCGGAGATGCCGGAAAGAAGAAGAAGGAAAAACGTGAGTATAATTTTCCCATCGACAAGGTGATCAGCGGGGCCGCTGGCCTTATCAAAATGGGCATGGACATAGAGCAGACAGAACTGGCATTTAAGAAATTTACCGGAAGTGCGGAGAGTGCCAAAGAAATGATTTCGAGTTTACAGCACATGGGTGCCAGCACTCCTTTCAGGACCAATGACCTGATTGGTAATGCGCAGGGGCTAATGCAAAGCGGCGTGGCGGCGAAAAATATTCTTCCCACGTTGACCATGCTGGGCAATGTCAGCGGTGGCAACAAGGAAAAAATGACTGAGCTGGTGAAGGCTTACAGCAAGATTACCGAGAGCGGCAAACTTACCTCAGAAACCACAAAAGAACTGGCTGCGGCAGGATTTAATCCGCTGGAGCGAATTTCAGCCAAGACAGGTATTGAAGTGGAAACGTTGCAGAAACGCCTGGAGGCCGGCAAAATTTCGGCTAAACAACTGACTACCGTGATGGCAGATGCGGCTTCCGGTAACGGCGCTTTCGCCAATGGCATGAAAGACCAGAGTGAATCCGCGACATCCAGATGGGGACAGTTCAATGATATTTTACAAACTGTCCAGACAACTATCGGATCGGCACTACTGCCTATTGCTGCGGATTTTATCGACAATGCACTGATCCCGATCGCTACCTGGTTACAGACCGCTGCGGTATGGCTTACGCAAAACGCTGACTGGTTTGGCTTTCTGGGCACGGTAATAGGAGGCCTGATCCTCGGTTATAAATTATGGACAATGTGGCAGGCGGCTTTGAACCTGGTGATGAATCTCAGTCCGATTGGCCTGATGGTAGGTGCCGGCGTGGCCTTGATTGGTGTTGTCATCTATTGCTGGAACACTTTTGAGAAATTCAGAGGAGGACTGTGGGGCACCTGGGAAGCCATGAAAGCATTTATCGGGTTGATAAAGGATTTCCTTATTGATAGCCTGAAAGGGGTAGCGTCCGGCCTCAGTGGCATCGGGAAGGCGCTCATGCACATGTTCAAAGGTGAATGGAGCCAGGCATGGGAAGTGGGGAAAACAGCAGTGGCTGACCTGACCGGTGTTACCGCTATAAAGAACGCCTACAACAACGGCGGAAAAGTGAAGGCCGCATTTAACGAAGGGTATGGAAAAGGAGTCAATGCCCCAAAAATAAAACTTGGCAACCCGTTTGCCACGCCGGTGATGCCAACAGGCTTTACAGGTGAGGGAAATACGGCCCCCGGAGCGAAACTTAGCGGATTGGACGGTGCGAAAAATAAAACAGAAGGAATTACTGGTGGTGGTAACAAGAATATTATCATTAACCTCCAGAAATTGTTCGACAACATCAATATCCACACCACGCAACTGAAAGAAGGTGCCAATGAGGTGGAACAAATGGTGACAGAAGCTTTCCTCCGTGTATTAAACAGTGCAAACGCCATCAATATATGA
- a CDS encoding DUF2586 family protein, translating into MGLPKVEVKLGNGNLGRSVATADGVAGLVLTGVAATGLPLGTPKVIFSVSDAESLGITSGSTNASAYRHIKEFYDLAGEGAELYIMLVADTVTLTQMADLADAGSAKKLLDAAQGRIRLLGLTRKPAAGYTPVLTDGIDKDVLDAVTKAQQLALAFAAQYKPVRILIEGRAVDTENIAQLKDLRTLSANHVAVVIGSTASDASASVGLALGRAAVIPVQRNLGRVKDGALPVLEAFINTKKVEDFTAADQVHDKGYIFLRTFVGRSGYFFNDDATCAPVTDDYSQLALGRVIDKVTLICYQTYLEELNDEIKVDAQGRINVAVIKYLQGKIENAVNTAMSEEISSFSAYINAEQNVISTGKITIAASVVPVGYTKQIEVLLGFENPALNK; encoded by the coding sequence ATGGGATTACCAAAAGTAGAAGTTAAATTAGGAAATGGCAACCTTGGTAGAAGCGTTGCAACTGCTGATGGTGTAGCAGGACTGGTACTCACCGGTGTGGCTGCGACAGGCCTTCCGTTAGGCACGCCAAAAGTTATCTTCAGTGTAAGCGATGCTGAAAGCCTGGGTATCACCAGTGGCAGCACCAACGCCAGCGCATACCGCCACATTAAGGAGTTTTATGACCTGGCAGGCGAAGGCGCCGAGCTGTACATCATGCTGGTGGCCGATACCGTAACACTCACGCAAATGGCCGACCTGGCAGACGCCGGCAGCGCCAAAAAACTGTTGGACGCTGCTCAGGGCCGTATCAGATTACTGGGCCTCACCAGAAAACCGGCTGCCGGTTATACACCGGTGCTGACAGACGGTATCGATAAAGACGTACTGGACGCCGTCACCAAAGCACAACAACTGGCACTGGCTTTTGCGGCGCAATACAAACCCGTTCGCATCCTGATCGAAGGCCGGGCTGTAGATACGGAAAATATCGCCCAATTAAAGGACCTCCGCACTCTGTCTGCCAACCATGTCGCTGTTGTGATTGGCAGCACTGCCAGTGACGCGAGCGCTTCCGTGGGCCTGGCACTGGGCCGTGCAGCAGTGATTCCTGTACAGCGTAACCTGGGCCGTGTAAAAGATGGCGCGCTGCCTGTACTGGAAGCTTTTATTAACACCAAAAAAGTGGAAGACTTCACGGCTGCCGATCAGGTACATGACAAAGGTTACATTTTCCTGCGCACGTTCGTTGGCCGCTCCGGCTATTTCTTTAACGATGACGCTACCTGCGCGCCGGTAACGGATGATTACAGCCAGCTGGCACTGGGCCGTGTGATCGACAAGGTGACGCTGATCTGCTATCAGACATACCTGGAAGAACTGAATGATGAAATTAAAGTGGATGCGCAGGGCAGGATCAATGTGGCAGTCATCAAATACCTGCAGGGTAAGATTGAGAATGCTGTTAACACTGCCATGTCAGAAGAGATCAGTTCCTTCAGCGCATACATCAACGCGGAGCAGAACGTGATCAGCACCGGTAAAATCACCATTGCGGCGTCTGTTGTTCCGGTAGGATACACCAAACAGATTGAAGTGTTACTGGGCTTTGAAAATCCGGCGCTGAACAAATAA
- a CDS encoding nuclear transport factor 2 family protein: MSANNQLELTAQTWLNAFNERDLEKLLSLYHDQAVHYSPKLKIHQPESNGLVSGKEALRKWWQDAFDRLPALHYQVNTLTANDKRVFMEYIRQVPAEPDMRVAEVLEIADGLIVASRVYHG; this comes from the coding sequence ATGTCGGCAAACAACCAACTCGAACTCACTGCACAAACCTGGCTTAATGCTTTTAATGAACGTGACCTTGAAAAATTACTGTCCTTATATCACGACCAGGCGGTGCATTACAGCCCTAAGCTGAAAATACATCAACCGGAAAGCAACGGTCTTGTGAGTGGGAAGGAAGCGTTAAGAAAATGGTGGCAGGACGCTTTTGACAGACTTCCTGCATTGCATTACCAGGTAAATACCCTCACCGCCAACGACAAGCGGGTTTTTATGGAATACATCAGACAGGTGCCCGCTGAACCGGACATGCGGGTTGCGGAAGTGCTGGAAATAGCGGATGGCCTCATTGTTGCCTCCCGTGTGTATCATGGATAG
- a CDS encoding DUF4242 domain-containing protein produces MPKYVIEREIPGAGKLSGEQLKAISQTSCGVLRNMGPEIQWVHSYVTGDKIYCVYIAPNEEMVREHAKQGGFPANSISEVTGVIDPTTAE; encoded by the coding sequence ATGCCTAAGTATGTTATTGAACGCGAAATCCCTGGTGCCGGTAAATTATCAGGAGAACAACTGAAAGCCATCTCGCAGACTTCCTGCGGCGTTTTAAGAAATATGGGCCCGGAAATCCAATGGGTACACAGTTATGTGACCGGGGATAAAATTTATTGCGTTTATATCGCGCCCAATGAAGAGATGGTCCGTGAACACGCCAAACAGGGAGGCTTTCCTGCCAATTCGATCAGTGAAGTAACGGGCGTCATCGACCCCACCACGGCAGAGTAA
- a CDS encoding nucleotidyltransferase: MARTITEIQEDIIGRVNTSATLSGLTSTSKTAIWRMWTYVVAVTVWAVENLFDQHKAEVTSLIDERSPHHLRWYANKAKDFQYGAELVQDEDYYDNTGLTEEQINERKIVAFCAVVEQTRGLKMKVAKMNAVDLAPLTATELDAFGEYMQRIKDAGVNPLIVESRDADSLKLTLKIYYNPLVLDKDGARLDGTDSEPVLTCIKTYLRNLPFNGVFVLSYLVDALQKVDGVVIPHIVQAQASYSDVPFTAFDVKYSPDAGYLRIKTPKDDLHIEYLPQSVII; encoded by the coding sequence ATGGCAAGAACAATAACCGAAATACAGGAAGATATCATTGGCAGGGTGAATACATCCGCTACCTTGTCTGGTCTGACAAGTACCAGCAAAACAGCCATCTGGCGGATGTGGACCTATGTGGTGGCCGTGACCGTTTGGGCGGTAGAGAACCTTTTCGACCAGCATAAGGCGGAAGTGACCAGCCTGATTGATGAACGCTCGCCGCATCACCTGCGGTGGTACGCCAATAAGGCAAAAGACTTTCAGTATGGCGCTGAACTGGTGCAGGACGAAGACTACTACGATAACACAGGGCTGACCGAAGAACAGATCAACGAAAGAAAGATTGTGGCCTTCTGCGCAGTGGTGGAACAGACAAGAGGCCTGAAAATGAAAGTGGCTAAAATGAACGCCGTTGACCTGGCCCCGCTGACAGCGACGGAACTGGATGCCTTCGGGGAATACATGCAGCGCATCAAGGATGCCGGCGTAAACCCGCTGATCGTTGAAAGCCGTGACGCTGACAGCCTCAAACTAACGCTGAAAATCTACTATAACCCGCTGGTGCTGGACAAAGACGGCGCCCGTCTGGATGGCACAGATTCAGAACCGGTACTGACTTGTATCAAAACCTATCTGAGAAACCTGCCGTTTAACGGTGTATTTGTATTGTCTTACCTCGTGGATGCGCTGCAAAAAGTAGATGGTGTCGTGATCCCCCATATTGTACAGGCGCAGGCCAGCTATTCCGACGTACCATTCACCGCATTTGATGTAAAGTACAGTCCGGATGCCGGCTACCTGAGAATAAAAACGCCGAAGGATGATCTGCATATTGAATACCTCCCACAAAGTGTGATTATATGA